Proteins encoded together in one Psilocybe cubensis strain MGC-MH-2018 chromosome 8, whole genome shotgun sequence window:
- a CDS encoding Lytic chitin monooxygenase, which produces MFKSFTLASLALAALYWVSPVVGHGYVTVPPSRQARCHNGEVTRCGGVEYEPQSVEALAGSFACNGDGHRFHELNDNSLFENLFFTVPEGTESLPFTWVLPAPHRTLVWEYFVITQENALLLSDPGHGAVPPQSFTHLVPLNGIKGRQTVLARWTIADTPNAFYACVDLLIEGSETATAVAGAVATPVPIAMPYGFHNSLGHENSANRSESATAETSRAGSYKAIQNLLTSFVISID; this is translated from the exons ATGTTCAAATCTTTCACTCTCGCGTCACTTGCCTTGGCAGCACTGTACTGGGTATCCCCAGTTGTAGGTCATGGATATGTCACCGTACCCCCCAGTCGTCAAGCCCGTTGTCACAACGGAGAAGTTACCCGCTGCGGTGGCGTCGAGTACGAGCCACAGAGCGTCGAAGCTTTAGCAGGTTCATTTGCCTGCAATGGGGACGGTCATCGTTTCCATGAGCTTAACGACAACTCCTTGTTTGAAAACCTTTTCTTCACCGTCCCAGAAGGAACCGAATCACTCCCGTTTACCTGGGTGTTACCCGCGCCGCACAGGACGCTTGTTTGGGAGTACTTCGTCATCACACAGGAAAACGCGTTGTTGCTTTCAGACCCAGGTCACGGCGCGGTACCTCCGCAAAGCTTCACCCATTTAGTGCCATTGAATGGGATTAAAGGGAGACAGACAGTCCTTGCGCGATGGACCATTGCCGATACCCCGAACGCTTTCTATGCCTGTGTCGATCTCCTGATCGAGGGTTCTGAGACGGCCACTGCTGTTGCTGGAGCAGTCGCCACACCGGTTCCCATTGCGATGCCTTACGGGTTCCATAACTCGCTCGGACACGAGAATTCCGCCAACCGGTCGGAGTCTGCCACCGCTGAAACGAGTCGCGCTGGTTCCTACAAAGCCATCCAAAACTTACT CACTTCATTCGTCATTTCCATCGACTGA